From Chryseobacterium gallinarum, one genomic window encodes:
- a CDS encoding IPExxxVDY family protein, whose protein sequence is MEIQKLYDLDDIEFEDITIGLVRLAKNIPAHEFFYKINQSNDLNFSRKKDLIFHGDYYDYFFPRFEAYHKFTKTCFTFISNKSSESKQKKIQTELFTEEENIKFLLNNQVDVEYILHTSEQFPDFSVILLPENLVFPIQDYTLSSDEELYQIIQYYE, encoded by the coding sequence TTGGAAATTCAAAAACTTTATGATCTGGATGATATAGAATTTGAAGATATTACCATAGGTTTGGTAAGATTAGCAAAAAATATACCCGCTCATGAGTTTTTCTATAAGATCAATCAAAGTAATGACCTCAATTTTTCAAGAAAGAAAGACCTGATCTTTCATGGGGATTATTATGATTATTTTTTTCCCAGGTTCGAAGCTTACCATAAGTTCACCAAGACCTGTTTTACCTTCATTTCAAATAAATCTTCGGAAAGTAAACAAAAAAAAATTCAGACTGAGCTTTTTACAGAAGAAGAAAACATTAAATTTTTATTAAATAATCAGGTAGATGTAGAATATATTCTGCATACTTCGGAACAATTTCCTGATTTTTCCGTAATTTTGCTCCCTGAAAATCTTGTTTTTCCAATTCAAGATTATACATTAAGTTCTGACGAGGAACTTTATCAAATTATCCAGTATTATGAATAA
- the pyk gene encoding pyruvate kinase codes for MNKYLKKTKIIATLGPASSSKEVMLDLMKAGVDIFRINFSHADYDLVRKNIEIIRELNSEYGYSVGILGDLQGPKLRVGVVKEGSYLNPGDVLTFTNEKIEGDSTKVYMTYQQFPQDVKVGERILIDDGKLVLEVIETNEKDTVRAKTIQGGPLSSKKGVNLPNTNVSLPALTEKDIQDANFMLDMEVDWIALSFVRHAQDIIDLKELIASHPNGKFKTPIIAKIEKPEGVKNIDEILLECDGLMVARGDLGVEVPMEEVPAIQKNLVEKARFYSKPVIIATQMMETMINSLTPTRAEVNDVANSVLDGADAVMLSGETSVGRYPVQVVENMAKIVKNIETTHFYQHKNEPIEKDYNCIDERFITNRVCLAAVRIAKTTNVSAIVTLTHSGYTAFQLAAHRPNSHIIVYSGNRRVITMLNLLWGVHAYYYDMKKSTDETIIQVNMLTHNYGYIETGDFVININATPSYEGGKTNTLRLTTV; via the coding sequence ATGAATAAGTATTTAAAGAAGACAAAAATTATCGCAACACTAGGACCAGCTTCATCATCGAAGGAGGTTATGTTAGATTTAATGAAAGCGGGTGTTGATATTTTTAGAATAAATTTCTCACATGCAGATTACGACTTGGTTCGAAAAAATATTGAAATCATCAGAGAGCTCAATAGCGAGTACGGGTATTCTGTGGGAATCCTGGGAGATCTTCAGGGACCTAAGCTGAGAGTGGGTGTTGTAAAGGAAGGCTCTTACTTAAATCCTGGTGATGTGCTTACTTTTACCAATGAAAAAATAGAAGGAGATTCCACTAAGGTATACATGACGTATCAGCAGTTTCCACAAGATGTAAAAGTAGGGGAAAGAATCCTTATTGACGATGGTAAACTGGTATTGGAAGTTATTGAGACAAATGAAAAAGATACCGTAAGGGCTAAAACAATTCAAGGGGGACCACTAAGCTCTAAAAAAGGAGTTAACCTACCTAACACCAACGTTTCTCTTCCTGCTTTAACAGAAAAAGATATTCAGGATGCTAATTTCATGCTTGATATGGAAGTAGACTGGATTGCGCTTTCTTTTGTACGTCATGCTCAGGATATTATCGATTTAAAGGAATTGATTGCATCTCATCCGAACGGTAAATTCAAAACCCCGATTATTGCGAAAATTGAAAAGCCTGAAGGGGTTAAAAATATTGATGAAATTTTATTGGAATGTGACGGCCTTATGGTTGCCCGTGGTGATCTGGGTGTAGAAGTTCCGATGGAAGAAGTTCCCGCGATCCAGAAAAACCTGGTAGAAAAAGCAAGGTTTTATTCCAAACCGGTAATTATTGCTACCCAGATGATGGAAACGATGATCAATAGCCTTACTCCTACAAGAGCGGAAGTAAATGACGTTGCCAACTCTGTATTGGACGGTGCAGATGCCGTAATGCTTTCCGGTGAAACATCCGTAGGAAGATATCCTGTACAGGTAGTGGAAAACATGGCTAAAATTGTGAAAAATATTGAAACCACACATTTCTACCAACACAAGAACGAACCGATTGAAAAAGACTACAACTGTATTGATGAGCGATTCATCACCAACCGGGTATGTCTTGCTGCGGTAAGAATAGCAAAAACTACCAATGTTTCTGCTATTGTAACTCTTACCCATTCCGGATATACGGCCTTCCAGCTTGCTGCTCACAGACCAAACTCTCACATCATCGTTTATAGCGGTAACAGGAGAGTAATCACTATGCTGAACCTGCTTTGGGGAGTGCATGCCTACTATTATGACATGAAAAAGTCTACTGATGAAACGATCATCCAGGTAAATATGCTAACACACAATTATGGTTATATTGAAACCGGAGACTTCGTCATCAATATCAATGCGACACCTTCGTATGAAGGCGGTAAAACGAATACCTTGAGATTGACGACAGTATAA
- a CDS encoding aldehyde dehydrogenase family protein has protein sequence MEQLIESKLIKADKAFSVWRKVPFEERQKLIAKAAEIIKNNSEKFGRIITTEMNKPISESIAEVEKCALMMNYYAAAENILKPEKVESEFAYSEVHYVPKGVILGVMPWNFPFWQVLRFAIPAMLAGNTVVLKHASICFGSGNAIEEVLLEAGFPEGIFQNLEVGHKAVKEILEHDVVKGVSLTGSGKAGGEVASIAGLNIKKSLLELGGSDAFIIFEDADLEEAARSGVKSRLQNCGQTCTAAKRFIIDEKVEDQFLPIFIEEYKKYEIGDPLNKETKLAGMARPDLADELEAQFNRALENGAEIIIPLERVSENEFKPGLIRVQEGNPILKEELFGPLGMVMIARNDEEALQIANDIPFGLSNSVWTHDKARQLFFIENLESGTVNINRMTSSDPRFPFGGSKASGYGTELSLLALKEFVTAKTIVGN, from the coding sequence ATGGAACAATTAATTGAAAGCAAGCTTATTAAAGCAGATAAAGCGTTTTCAGTGTGGAGAAAGGTGCCGTTTGAGGAACGACAGAAGTTAATAGCAAAAGCGGCAGAAATTATAAAGAATAATTCGGAGAAGTTTGGAAGGATCATTACCACGGAAATGAATAAGCCGATTTCAGAATCGATTGCTGAGGTGGAAAAGTGTGCTTTAATGATGAATTATTATGCCGCTGCAGAAAATATATTAAAACCCGAAAAAGTAGAATCCGAATTTGCGTATTCTGAAGTTCATTATGTTCCGAAAGGGGTTATTTTAGGAGTAATGCCCTGGAACTTTCCCTTCTGGCAGGTGCTGAGATTTGCTATTCCTGCAATGCTGGCCGGAAATACAGTGGTTTTAAAGCATGCTTCAATTTGTTTCGGAAGTGGAAATGCCATTGAAGAAGTTCTTTTGGAAGCAGGCTTTCCCGAAGGCATTTTCCAGAATCTTGAAGTAGGACATAAAGCCGTAAAAGAAATCCTTGAACATGATGTTGTAAAAGGAGTAAGTCTTACGGGTAGCGGAAAAGCAGGAGGAGAAGTCGCTTCAATTGCTGGTTTGAATATTAAAAAATCTTTATTGGAACTAGGCGGAAGTGATGCCTTTATCATTTTTGAAGATGCAGACCTGGAAGAAGCGGCAAGATCCGGAGTGAAATCCAGACTCCAAAACTGCGGGCAAACCTGTACTGCAGCTAAAAGGTTTATCATTGATGAAAAAGTGGAAGATCAGTTTTTACCGATTTTTATTGAAGAATATAAAAAATATGAAATTGGAGACCCTTTAAATAAAGAAACTAAACTGGCAGGGATGGCAAGGCCGGATCTGGCGGATGAACTCGAAGCTCAGTTTAACAGAGCATTGGAAAACGGGGCGGAAATCATTATTCCTCTGGAAAGAGTATCAGAAAATGAATTTAAACCTGGTTTAATCAGGGTTCAGGAAGGAAACCCAATTTTAAAAGAAGAACTTTTCGGCCCTCTTGGGATGGTGATGATTGCCAGAAATGATGAAGAAGCATTGCAGATTGCCAATGATATTCCTTTCGGTCTTTCAAATTCTGTATGGACTCACGATAAAGCCCGGCAGTTATTTTTTATTGAAAACCTTGAATCAGGAACGGTTAACATCAACAGAATGACAAGTTCTGATCCGCGTTTTCCCTTCGGAGGTTCCAAGGCTTCGGGATATGGTACGGAGCTTTCTTTACTGGCCTTAAAAGAGTTTGTAACAGCAAAGACGATTGTAGGTAATTAA
- the hutG gene encoding formimidoylglutamase, whose protein sequence is MFQNIWQGRLDGEELLFHRLFQRVKEEHNYDSISTNDFVLHGFAVDEGVRRNKGRQGAKDAPDVIRKNMANFPVVLPDFSLLDFGNITCDDGNLENTQNTLAKNVSKVLLKGGKSLVLSGGHEVTYAHYLGIKTAFPEQKIGIINIDAHFDNRQPEKGVGASSGTGFWQIAQEGPINSLHIGIQRNSNTLKLFDTAHQYGMKYILADELFFENLPSIYQRIDDLLNHVDFAYLTICMDVFNASIAPGVSASAYNGIFADATFMHFYKHILKNKKLIALDVAEVNPSFDIQDRTARLAACLVNEWLMI, encoded by the coding sequence ATGTTTCAAAATATTTGGCAGGGTAGATTGGATGGCGAAGAACTTCTTTTCCACAGACTATTTCAGAGAGTAAAAGAAGAACACAATTACGATAGTATTTCAACGAATGATTTCGTTCTGCACGGTTTTGCCGTTGACGAAGGAGTGAGAAGAAACAAAGGTCGTCAGGGAGCCAAAGATGCTCCGGATGTGATCCGTAAAAATATGGCTAATTTTCCTGTAGTTCTTCCCGATTTTTCATTGCTGGATTTTGGAAATATTACCTGTGATGACGGTAATCTGGAGAATACCCAGAATACCCTAGCGAAAAATGTCTCAAAAGTCCTTTTAAAAGGAGGAAAATCTCTTGTATTAAGCGGAGGTCATGAAGTGACGTATGCTCATTATCTGGGAATAAAAACGGCCTTTCCCGAACAAAAAATAGGGATCATTAATATTGATGCCCATTTTGATAACAGGCAACCAGAAAAAGGTGTAGGTGCAAGTTCCGGGACCGGGTTCTGGCAGATTGCCCAGGAAGGCCCGATCAATTCTTTACATATAGGAATCCAGAGAAACTCCAATACACTGAAACTTTTTGATACAGCACATCAGTACGGAATGAAATATATCCTTGCTGACGAATTATTTTTTGAAAACCTTCCCTCTATTTATCAGCGTATTGATGACTTATTAAACCATGTAGACTTTGCCTATCTCACCATTTGTATGGATGTTTTTAATGCTTCTATCGCGCCAGGGGTTTCAGCTTCGGCATATAATGGTATCTTTGCAGACGCAACTTTTATGCATTTTTACAAGCATATTTTAAAAAATAAAAAACTTATTGCATTAGACGTGGCTGAAGTTAATCCGTCTTTTGATATTCAGGATAGAACGGCAAGACTGGCTGCCTGTCTGGTGAATGAATGGCTGATGATTTAA
- a CDS encoding BCCT family transporter: MNFQHVRSTFNKGVTIPSLIFIIGTCFLSAVYPKPTENILNEIKQFIFVNLNWVYVWSVTLFVIFLVYLLFSKYANIKLGANDSKPEYSFFSWISMLFAAGMGIGLIYFSVAEPMQHYSSEVFADNHYVSRAKQAQLYTFFHWGIHAWAIYGVVGLSLSYFAYRYRLPLSLRSCFYPLLKNKINGKWGNAIDVFALCCTFFGITTTLGFGVVQISSGLNILHVTPENSFTYQVIIVVCLVSIAVISAISGVGKGVKILSNINVISVIGLLLFVLILGPTVYLIGSFTEGLGNYINNFFNLTFNTHVYEKNALPWFYDWTILYWAWWISWSPYVGLFIAKISKGRTIREFILAVLILPTLFNFIWMSVFGNSAMWFDLNIADGQLSKFAADPDALMFRFLEYMPFSSFTGFFVILIILIFFVTSADSGIFVMNSIATKNANKSPKWQIVFWGALLAVLSLLLLNVGGLKALQSMTLITALPFSVIVILFIVSLMKGLSIDQKYYDRNFSASTVPWSGEFWKERLKNIVSFKDNSSVDHFIQVKAKEAFTELKDEFAANGIEAKINQYENPVRLEIEIHQGVVNNFIYGIKNQVKTVSEYIINEENLPDLEDNKTHYPRSYFGDGREGYDVQYFTKNELISDVLKHYERFLEIVSEERNEMFISSNANQKKE; the protein is encoded by the coding sequence ATGAATTTTCAACATGTCAGATCTACTTTTAACAAAGGGGTCACTATTCCGAGTTTGATTTTTATTATAGGAACCTGTTTTCTTTCTGCTGTTTATCCTAAACCGACGGAAAACATTCTGAACGAGATCAAACAATTTATATTTGTTAACTTAAACTGGGTATACGTTTGGTCTGTAACGCTTTTTGTGATCTTTTTAGTGTACCTGCTATTCAGTAAATATGCGAATATAAAGCTGGGTGCTAATGACAGTAAACCGGAATACTCATTCTTCTCATGGATTTCGATGTTGTTTGCAGCAGGAATGGGAATCGGTCTGATATACTTTAGCGTGGCTGAGCCAATGCAGCATTATTCCTCGGAGGTTTTTGCCGATAACCATTATGTAAGCAGGGCCAAGCAGGCACAGTTGTACACGTTCTTCCACTGGGGAATCCATGCGTGGGCTATCTATGGGGTGGTAGGACTTTCATTATCTTACTTTGCCTATCGTTACCGGTTGCCTCTTTCATTAAGAAGCTGCTTTTATCCTTTACTCAAAAATAAGATTAATGGGAAATGGGGAAATGCAATTGATGTTTTTGCCCTTTGCTGTACTTTTTTTGGAATTACCACTACTTTGGGATTTGGAGTGGTCCAGATCAGTTCCGGATTGAACATTCTTCATGTCACTCCTGAAAATAGCTTCACGTATCAGGTTATCATTGTGGTGTGTCTGGTTTCTATTGCTGTGATTTCAGCAATCTCAGGAGTAGGAAAAGGAGTGAAAATATTAAGTAACATTAATGTGATCAGTGTTATAGGACTTTTATTGTTTGTACTGATATTGGGGCCTACAGTTTATCTGATCGGAAGTTTTACTGAAGGTCTGGGAAATTATATCAATAACTTTTTTAACCTGACCTTCAATACCCATGTGTATGAAAAAAATGCATTGCCATGGTTCTATGACTGGACGATTCTGTACTGGGCATGGTGGATTTCGTGGTCTCCGTATGTAGGATTATTTATAGCGAAGATTTCCAAAGGAAGGACAATCAGGGAATTTATCCTGGCTGTTTTGATATTACCGACGTTGTTCAATTTTATCTGGATGTCTGTATTTGGAAACAGTGCAATGTGGTTTGATCTGAACATCGCTGATGGGCAGTTAAGTAAATTTGCTGCCGATCCGGATGCATTAATGTTCAGGTTTTTAGAATACATGCCATTTTCGTCTTTTACCGGTTTCTTTGTCATTCTTATCATCCTTATCTTTTTTGTAACTTCAGCAGACTCCGGGATATTTGTAATGAATAGCATCGCTACCAAAAATGCCAACAAATCTCCTAAATGGCAGATTGTCTTCTGGGGAGCATTATTGGCTGTCTTATCCTTATTGTTGCTGAACGTGGGTGGTTTAAAAGCCCTCCAGAGTATGACCCTGATTACGGCATTACCTTTTTCCGTTATTGTGATTTTATTTATTGTCAGTTTGATGAAAGGTCTTAGTATTGATCAGAAATACTATGACAGAAACTTTTCAGCCTCTACAGTTCCGTGGTCCGGTGAATTCTGGAAAGAACGTTTAAAAAATATCGTTTCCTTTAAAGACAACTCTTCAGTAGACCATTTTATCCAGGTAAAAGCAAAAGAAGCATTTACAGAGTTGAAAGATGAATTTGCAGCCAACGGAATTGAAGCCAAAATAAATCAGTATGAAAACCCTGTCAGGTTAGAAATAGAAATCCATCAGGGTGTTGTTAATAACTTTATTTATGGGATTAAAAACCAGGTGAAAACCGTATCCGAATACATCATTAACGAAGAAAACCTTCCTGATCTGGAGGATAATAAAACCCATTATCCAAGATCCTACTTCGGAGATGGGAGGGAAGGGTATGATGTACAATACTTCACCAAGAATGAACTGATCTCGGACGTATTGAAACATTACGAGCGTTTTCTGGAAATTGTTTCAGAAGAACGGAATGAAATGTTTATCAGCAGTAATGCCAATCAGAAAAAGGAATAA
- the hutI gene encoding imidazolonepropionase, producing MKLIGPFKQMVTLANLPLRGKLTDEQLEIIVDGGIVVDNNTIQKTGNFEALKNENPAIEIEIIEGEQVALPAFVDAHTHICFGGNRANDFAMRNAGKTYLEIAESGGGIWSSVQHTRNASEEELLKTLLERINFLIDLGITTIEVKSGYGLDVENELKMLRIIKKAQEYTRATLVPTCLSAHLKPRDFEGSNQEYLQYILTEILPKVKEEGLANRVDIFIEKSAFQPEESKEFLLKTKDLGFEITVHADQFTPGSSRIAVEVGAKSADHLEATIDEDIDYLAQSDTVATALPGASLGLGEKFTPARKLLDAGAIVAIASDWNPGSAPMGNLITQASILAAFQKLSTAEVLAGITFRAAFALNLEDRGKLETGKKADFVTFPTNNFQNVLYNQGSLKAKHVYIDGQKVI from the coding sequence ATGAAATTAATAGGACCATTCAAACAGATGGTGACGCTTGCCAACTTACCATTGAGAGGGAAACTTACCGACGAACAGCTTGAAATAATTGTTGATGGAGGAATTGTAGTAGATAACAATACGATTCAGAAAACCGGAAATTTTGAAGCATTAAAAAATGAAAATCCTGCAATAGAAATTGAAATAATCGAAGGTGAACAAGTAGCTTTGCCGGCTTTTGTGGATGCTCATACCCATATTTGCTTCGGAGGAAACAGGGCCAATGATTTTGCCATGCGTAATGCCGGAAAAACCTATCTGGAAATCGCCGAAAGTGGAGGTGGAATCTGGAGCTCTGTACAACATACCAGAAATGCGTCAGAAGAAGAACTGTTAAAAACTTTGCTGGAACGTATCAATTTCCTTATTGACCTGGGAATTACAACCATTGAAGTTAAAAGCGGGTATGGCCTTGATGTGGAGAATGAATTGAAAATGCTCCGGATCATCAAAAAAGCACAAGAGTATACCCGGGCAACATTGGTTCCCACTTGTCTTTCTGCCCATCTGAAACCAAGGGATTTTGAAGGCAGTAACCAGGAATACCTGCAATATATCCTCACTGAAATCCTACCAAAAGTAAAAGAGGAAGGCCTGGCAAACCGTGTAGATATCTTTATTGAGAAATCTGCTTTTCAACCGGAAGAAAGTAAAGAATTCTTACTCAAAACTAAAGACTTAGGTTTTGAAATTACCGTTCATGCAGATCAATTTACTCCCGGAAGTTCAAGAATTGCCGTAGAAGTAGGGGCAAAATCTGCAGACCATCTGGAAGCTACCATTGATGAAGATATTGATTATTTAGCACAATCCGATACTGTGGCGACCGCTCTTCCTGGAGCCAGTTTGGGATTAGGAGAAAAATTTACACCGGCGAGAAAGCTATTGGATGCAGGAGCCATAGTAGCCATTGCCAGTGATTGGAATCCCGGGTCAGCACCTATGGGGAATTTAATTACACAGGCTTCGATCCTGGCGGCTTTTCAAAAATTATCAACGGCTGAGGTATTAGCAGGAATAACTTTCCGTGCAGCTTTTGCCCTTAACCTTGAAGACAGAGGAAAACTGGAAACTGGTAAAAAAGCTGATTTTGTGACTTTCCCAACTAATAATTTCCAGAATGTGCTTTATAATCAGGGAAGTTTGAAAGCAAAGCATGTTTATATTGATGGCCAAAAAGTAATATGA
- the ruvB gene encoding Holliday junction branch migration DNA helicase RuvB → MPDFLHPDKENYSREELMQEEQIRPQSFKDFAGQRKTLENLEVFVTAAKRRGGALDHVLLHGPPGLGKTTLANIIANELGVNCKITSGPVLDKPGSLAGLLTNLEENDVLFIDEIHRLSPVVEEYLYSAMEDYKIDIMLETGPNARSVQIGLNPFTLVGATTRSGMLTKPMLARFGIQSRLEYYSIELLSMIIQRSSRVLGVVIYENAAIEIARRSRGTPRIANALLRRVRDFAEIKGNGEIEINITKYALDSLNVDEFGLDEMDNKIMRVMIENFKGKPVGISALATSIGENPETLEEVYEPFLIQEGFIIRTPRGREVTEKAYQHLNITRPKNPGELF, encoded by the coding sequence ATGCCAGATTTTTTACATCCAGATAAGGAAAACTACTCACGCGAGGAGCTGATGCAGGAAGAACAGATACGTCCCCAGAGTTTTAAGGATTTTGCGGGGCAGAGAAAAACGCTGGAAAACCTTGAAGTTTTCGTTACTGCTGCCAAGAGGCGTGGCGGTGCACTTGATCATGTCCTGTTACATGGTCCGCCGGGCTTAGGGAAAACTACGCTAGCTAATATTATTGCCAATGAGCTTGGTGTCAACTGTAAGATTACTTCAGGACCTGTTTTGGATAAACCCGGAAGTTTAGCGGGATTATTAACGAATCTGGAAGAAAATGATGTACTTTTCATTGATGAAATCCACCGCTTATCTCCGGTAGTGGAAGAATACCTGTATTCTGCCATGGAAGATTATAAAATCGATATCATGCTGGAGACAGGCCCCAATGCCAGAAGTGTCCAAATCGGACTGAATCCTTTTACATTGGTAGGAGCAACCACCAGAAGCGGAATGCTTACAAAGCCTATGCTTGCCAGATTCGGTATTCAAAGCAGGCTGGAATACTATTCTATCGAACTTTTGTCTATGATTATTCAGAGAAGTTCCAGAGTTCTGGGGGTGGTTATTTATGAAAATGCAGCCATAGAAATTGCAAGAAGGAGCCGGGGAACTCCCAGAATTGCCAATGCGCTGCTGAGAAGGGTACGTGATTTTGCGGAGATCAAAGGTAATGGGGAAATTGAAATCAATATTACAAAATATGCTCTTGATTCTTTGAATGTGGATGAGTTTGGCCTTGATGAAATGGATAACAAAATCATGCGTGTCATGATCGAGAATTTCAAAGGAAAGCCTGTAGGAATTTCCGCACTGGCAACTTCCATAGGGGAAAATCCTGAAACCCTGGAAGAGGTATACGAGCCGTTTCTGATCCAGGAGGGATTTATTATCAGGACACCAAGGGGAAGGGAAGTAACAGAAAAAGCATATCAGCATTTAAATATTACAAGACCAAAAAATCCCGGAGAACTTTTCTGA
- a CDS encoding FMN-binding negative transcriptional regulator codes for MFVPKLYKSDDKQLMKEIIRENAFALLISSVDKIRATHSMMMLNEDDPENAYIETHISRANPQAKILKNGDEVLCDFLGAHTYISSSWYDHINVSTWNYEAVQIYGKVELMSNNELYIHLEKLTSKYEKFQQCPMMVKDMGKEFVEKEMKGALGIKIIPTEIFIKQKLSQNRKENDFQNIISHLEQADDNARKIAEKMKLMKK; via the coding sequence ATGTTTGTACCTAAATTATACAAAAGTGATGATAAGCAGCTGATGAAGGAAATTATCAGAGAAAATGCTTTTGCATTGCTTATTTCATCTGTTGATAAGATTCGTGCGACTCATTCCATGATGATGCTGAACGAGGATGATCCTGAAAATGCTTATATTGAAACCCATATTTCCAGGGCTAATCCTCAGGCAAAAATTTTAAAAAACGGAGATGAAGTCCTTTGTGATTTTCTTGGCGCCCACACTTATATTTCCAGCAGCTGGTATGACCATATCAATGTTTCTACATGGAATTATGAAGCAGTACAGATTTACGGAAAAGTTGAATTGATGAGCAATAATGAACTGTATATTCATTTGGAAAAGCTAACCTCAAAATATGAAAAATTCCAGCAGTGTCCTATGATGGTGAAAGATATGGGAAAAGAATTTGTGGAAAAGGAAATGAAGGGAGCATTGGGCATTAAAATCATTCCGACAGAAATATTTATCAAGCAAAAGCTGTCTCAAAATAGAAAAGAAAATGATTTTCAGAATATCATTTCCCATCTGGAGCAGGCGGATGATAATGCCAGGAAAATTGCTGAGAAAATGAAACTAATGAAAAAATAA
- a CDS encoding MBL fold metallo-hydrolase gives MKLYPIQCGKFKLDGGAMFGVVPKSLWEKTNPADEKNLIELGTRSLLIEDGKKLILVDCGLGNKQDDKFFGHYSLWGDDNLDKNLKKYGFVKEDITDVFLTHLHFDHCGGAIEWNDDRTGYRPAFKNAQFWTNENHWQWATEPNAREKASFLKENIIPMQESGQLNFLPLPATGNYGFAPDLKMDVIFVDGHTEKQMLPVIQYQEKTVVFAADLIPTAGHINQVYVMGYDTRPLLTLEEKGKFLKQCVDNEYLLFFEHDAHNELASLKMTDKGVRLDETFSFNDVFGY, from the coding sequence ATGAAGCTATATCCAATACAATGTGGAAAATTTAAACTGGACGGCGGTGCAATGTTTGGAGTCGTCCCAAAGAGTCTGTGGGAAAAAACAAATCCGGCAGACGAAAAAAACCTGATCGAACTGGGAACCCGTTCCCTGCTCATAGAAGACGGCAAAAAACTAATCCTGGTAGACTGTGGCCTTGGCAACAAACAGGATGATAAATTCTTTGGACACTACTCTCTTTGGGGAGACGATAACCTGGATAAAAATTTAAAGAAATACGGTTTTGTAAAAGAGGATATTACAGATGTATTCCTTACCCACCTTCATTTTGATCACTGTGGTGGTGCTATAGAATGGAATGATGACAGAACCGGCTACAGACCGGCTTTTAAAAATGCACAATTCTGGACGAATGAAAATCACTGGCAATGGGCAACAGAACCTAATGCAAGAGAAAAGGCCAGCTTCCTGAAAGAAAATATTATTCCGATGCAGGAAAGCGGACAGTTGAACTTTTTACCTCTTCCTGCCACGGGAAATTACGGTTTTGCTCCCGATCTTAAAATGGACGTGATCTTTGTAGACGGACATACTGAAAAGCAAATGCTTCCTGTCATTCAATATCAGGAGAAAACAGTTGTTTTTGCAGCAGACCTTATTCCTACCGCAGGCCATATCAACCAGGTATATGTAATGGGATATGATACCAGACCTCTTTTAACATTGGAAGAAAAAGGAAAGTTCCTTAAACAATGTGTAGATAATGAATACCTCCTGTTCTTTGAGCACGATGCTCATAACGAGCTGGCAAGTCTTAAAATGACAGACAAAGGGGTAAGACTTGATGAGACGTTTAGTTTTAATGATGTTTTTGGATATTAA
- the coaE gene encoding dephospho-CoA kinase (Dephospho-CoA kinase (CoaE) performs the final step in coenzyme A biosynthesis.), protein MEELHSETQKKEPEPAPKIIGLTGGIGSGKTTVARFIEEFGFPVYYSDDRAKTIVNDNENLKIKIKELLGDEAYDENGLYDRKFVAGKVFNNKELLHQLNEIIHPAVRLDFEDWVRKQTKYLVFKETALLFELKLNRQCYKSLLVTAEDNIRIKRVMDRDGKTYREVEAVMEKQMPEKDKIKMADCIIYNNTNLEELKEQTERIVFNIE, encoded by the coding sequence ATGGAAGAATTGCATTCAGAAACACAAAAAAAAGAACCTGAACCAGCGCCCAAAATTATTGGGTTAACAGGAGGTATCGGCTCAGGAAAAACAACAGTAGCCCGGTTTATTGAAGAATTCGGTTTTCCGGTGTATTATTCTGATGACAGAGCTAAAACCATTGTTAATGACAATGAGAATTTGAAAATAAAAATAAAGGAATTATTAGGAGATGAGGCTTATGATGAGAACGGTCTTTACGACAGGAAGTTTGTTGCAGGTAAAGTTTTCAACAATAAAGAATTGCTTCATCAGCTCAATGAAATCATCCATCCTGCCGTACGCCTTGATTTTGAAGATTGGGTAAGAAAGCAGACGAAATATCTGGTTTTTAAAGAAACCGCTTTGCTATTTGAATTAAAGCTCAACAGGCAGTGTTATAAGTCCCTTTTGGTAACTGCTGAAGATAATATTAGAATCAAAAGGGTAATGGACAGGGATGGTAAAACCTATCGTGAGGTAGAAGCCGTTATGGAAAAACAAATGCCTGAGAAAGATAAAATTAAAATGGCAGATTGCATCATTTATAACAATACCAATCTGGAAGAACTAAAAGAGCAGACCGAAAGGATTGTGTTTAATATTGAATAA